The DNA window GCTGGTACTCCTCTCCCCCAGGGCTGGTGGGCCTGTCGCTGTCTTACGCCCTGTCCCTGACGGGCCTGCTCTCGGGCCTGGTGAGCAGCTTCACACAGACAGAGGCCATGCTGGTGAGCGTCGAGCGGCTGGAAGAGTACTCCTGTGACCTGCCCCAGGAACCCCAGGGCCAGCCACTGCAGGTGGGCCTgtacccccaccccaggccaaaGCTCTGGAACCCTGAaggcctcagtctcccctgcaattcctttctttttgccCACCCATCTTTCTCAGCTCCCATAACCTCTCTTCATGATGACCACAATTCTTCACCATGTCCCTTCTTCCCCATCTCTCATTCTCTCATTCCTCTCATGCTGTCCATTTCTCATTATTCTCCCCTCCTCACCATCGCTCCTCATCTCCCctatctccctctccccctctatCTCCCACCCATGGACCCCACCAGTTGGGCACCGGCTGGCTGACCCAGGGGGGTGTGGAGTTCCAGGACGTGGTGTTGGCGTACCGGCCAGGGCTGCCGAATGCCCTGGATGGAGTGACCTTCTGCGTGCAGCCTGGGGAGAAGTTGGGCATCGTGGGCCGCACGGGCTCCGGCAAGTCTTCCTTGTTGTTGGTGCTCTTCCGGCTGCTAGAGCCCAGTTCAGGGCGAGTGCTGCTGGACGGCATGGACACCAGCCAGCTGGAGCTGGCCCAGCTCAGGTCTGGGGGAGATGGActtgggaggggaagggggaaccAGAACTACTGGCACTTAAGAGGAGGGCACAGCTAGGAAGGCTTTATATAAACTCAGGGCAGCCAGGGCTGATCAGGGGGCTGAAATGGAGGACAGGATGAGCAGGCGAGGACAGTGAACTCCTAGTGCCCAGGTCCAGATTCATGGCTGGTGATCTCAAGGTCTTCCTCGCCCTGACCCAGGCCAcctttccagcttcatctttCTTGTACTTCCCACCATACACCCTCCACTCTTGTGCCCCAAGATACTGATCCCCTGAGTCCTAAGGCTCAGCAGGCAGTGCTTCAGACAGCTTGAGACCTGAACCGGTTGCCCTTGGCTTCAGGTGGCCTCACTAGAGGATATACACCCCTTCCCTACTCCCAGGTCAACCTAGTATCATTTTCTCTGAGTACGGTGACATGGAAAAGGTAGGGAAGTTGTATCCTAAAGCCCTAGGCCTGCCTCTTCTGCCTTCTCTTCTAAGCTGTGGTGGCCCTGCCTTATAGCTCCATCATGTTTTCAGGACCCAATTCTAGGCCCACTCCAACCTTGAAGTGTCACCTGCCCTTTCAGTCGCTCTGGTCATTCCCTGCGTAGCCACTGCCACCCCTGGAATCAGTGCCACACAGTTTAGCCCATTTGTTTTCtctggtttgtgtgtgtgcacctcCGTGAAATGTaggctccttgaggacagagtcCAGCCTTTGGTTTCTTTGGTATTGCTCATAGCACTGGCACAGTTCTGGGTACCCAGCTACTAACAGATCATttggtggggatggggtggggagcagaGTGGGGTTATGTTCAGGTCTCATCCCCAGGCTTTCATGGAGGTGCTAGTCCTGTAGTCAGAAACTGAGCTGGGAGCAGAAGTGGCTACATCTCCAACCGCTAGACTCCATGTCATTGTTCCCCAGATCCCAGCTGGCTATCATCCCCCAGGAGCCCTTTTTGTTCAGTGGGACTGTTCGGGAAAACCTGGACCCCCGGGGCCTACATAAGGACAGGGCCTTGTGGCAGGCCCTGGAGCAGTGCCACCTGAGTGAGGTGATTACATCCATGGGTGAGTGCTGGACCCTGACCCTAGAGCAAGAAGGGAGCAGGGAGGGCCTGGGCCCTGCAGTGAAGATGCTTTCCTTGCAGGTGGTCTGGATGGTGAGCTGGGTGAGGGGGGCCGGAGCTTATCTCTCGGGCAAAGGCAGCTGTTGTGTTTGGCCAGGGCTCTCCTCACAGATGCCAAGGTAAGGTGAGAGAAAGAGACATTAGAGAGGGCCACGAAGAAGGCGGGGGGCCGGGAGGTGGGGAGGTAGATTGGGGAGAGGTTTTAGGGGACcaagttcattttccttttagagCTGGAAGTGGGGAGCTGTGGTAGGGGCTGTTGCTTGGGCCAGGCCCAGCCCACCCTACAGCCTCTCCTTCCTTGTTGTCCCCTACCCCATTCCCATATTCCAGATCCTGTGTATTGATGAGGCCACAGCAAGCGTGGACCAGAAGACAGACCAGCTGCTCCAGCAGACCATCTGCAAACGCTTTGCCAACAAGACAGTGCTGACCATTGCCCATAGGTATGTAAACGCCTGGTAACAGCCTAATCAGGGACTGTGGTAGCATGCACCCAGAGCCTCCATTGCTTTCAGGGACCCCAGTGGTCAGGGCCTTAGAGATCCTGCCCCCCCAAATCTCAGCTCCTCCTTCTCCAGGTACTGCCTAGGGCCCTTTATAGCACATTATCTGAGGGACTCTGCAGTCCCTTCCCCAGCACCAAGCCAGTGGCTAAAGCCTGTGGGGACAGACTTGTGGTGTCCCGAGGCGAGAGGAGGGAAAGCAGGTCATGTTCTCACTTAGGGCATTGTCCCTCATCCCGTACACTGACCATCTTCCCCCTCACAGGCTCAACACGATCCTGAACTCAGACCGGGTGCTGGTGCTACAAGCGGGGAGAGTGGTAGAGCTGGACTCCCCGGCCACCCTGCGCAACCAGCCCCACTCGCTGTTCCAGCAGCTGTTGCAGAGCAGCCAGCAGGGAGTCCCCGCCTCACTCGGAGATCCCTGAGCCCAATCCCACACCCTGCAGAGTTCTCCCCTCTCTCTGATCCAGGCCGGGCCTGTACAGAGGTGCTGGCTGCTTGTTTACATTCTCCTCTGGGGCTCTACCTCTCCACACTTCCCCAGAAGGGAAAAGGGCACCCTGGGTTACTCTTTGGAAATCACTCCTTGGTGGGCAGCATCCTGAAGCTTCCCCAGAACCAGGCCTCTGCTCTGGCCCTCTTGCATCTGGAACACCAGGTGGGTTTTTCTGGCATAGGAGCCCACTTGcattttcatagttttatttgataaaattccatCTTACATTctgtgtattaaaaaaataatatttctggtGTGAGGCTGAGGTCTCCTCTGTGTGTGTACCCAAGCTGAAAGGTGGTGAGAAAGGACCACTCCAGTCTGAGGGGTGGAAGAGGTGAGGAAGGGGGCCAGAAAGCCCCCACCTCCATCACAGTGCTGTGGTCTTTCCAGGCTCAGGGGGCAAGTCAGGTGGCAGGGGGAGCCCTGCCGGCAGCATGCTAACCTGACACTCCTGGTCCTGGCACGCTGGAGCATAGTGTGGGGCAGGGTAGCAACAGGGTCCAGGGGGGCAGACACCCCGGCGCCAGGCCCTCAGGGTCAGCAACACAGTAGCCAGAACCAGGGCAGCAGTGAGGGCCCCAAACACCACCAGGGCCACCAAGCTAGGCTCGCCTAGCCCAGCCTCTTGCCTCCGCACCACCTCCTTCACTGAGATCCGCAGCAGACCAGCCCCTGCGCTGTGGGGGGCTGGCCCTGTGGCAGGTACCATTACAGCTGAGGTGGGCCCTAGAGGGGTGTCCACGGTGGTTGGGGGGTCTGGGACAGGTAAGACAAGCTCACAAGTCTTGCCACCATAGCCACTGGGGCAGACACAGTCGAAGTCATGGACACGGTCCCGACAGCGGGCCCCTCTCTGGCATGGGCGGCTGGCACAGTCATCCAGGTTGATGGTGCAGAAGCGTCCAGCAAAGCCCTcaggacagaggcaggagaagcggTTTATGCCGTCAAGGCAGGTGGCACCGTTAGCACAAGGCCGCATCAGGCAGTCATCCACATTTACCTCACAGCGGGCACCCACAAAGCCCACCAAGCAGCGGCACGTGAAGTTGAGGGCAAAGCCCTGGTCGTCCTGGCACTGCCCGCCGTTGCGGCATGGGGAGCTGTGGTAGGGGTGAGAGAGGACACGATAACCAACTTACCAACACCTGTAGGGCAGCCCAGGTCAGTATCCTGACCACTGCCCGCCATGTCACCTTGGGCTACACTCTCCAAGCCTCAaatacctcattttaaaaataagaataaaaatagtacCCAGCTTCCCTAATTGTGAGGGTTACGTGAAATAATCAATGTCAAGCCATTAGCACAGGGCCCAGCCAGAAGGCAGGGCTCAGGATAAGTGTGCTATTATTATCCTCGCAGGCTCCTGGGCCTGATGCGGAAATGAGGACAAGTCCAGCCCTGCAGGCTGTTTCCTCATCCCTACTGTGACGCAGAAGGGTGCAAGCCAGCATTCAGGAGAGGATGAGGAGAGAGACCCAGGCCCCTCAAtctccccacacccaccctcccCAACCAGAACAGTCACAAGTTTGTTACCCCTCTAGCTCCTATAGATTGTTGAAGAAATGGCTCAgaaggtacaaaaaaaaaaagttgagaaaccctgaaCTAGGAACACTTTGGCATGCAGGGGTTTTATCTGAGTGTCTCTGTGTGGGTCTGACCCTCAGTCCCCCACCCTCCCAACAGTCCTGCCTCTTTTCTCATCCCATCACCAGGTTCTGGTCTAACCTTCCACTCACGCTGAGGGCCCAGCACTCACCCTGCCTGTTCACAGGGTCCAGCCTTGCGCTCGCAGTCACGCCCATGGAAGCCTGGTAAGCACACACAATGGTACTCACCGCCCCCGTCATACATGCACTGGCCTCCATTCTGGCAGGGGGACTGCGTGGTACAGATATGTTCATCTGGAGAAAGGACAGGAAAGGCTCTGGGATAACCCCTCCCATCTGGTCCCCAGACCAGACTTGTCCACGCCTTCCAGGCCCCAGGTTCTGTAGGTGTGGCTATACTACAAAcccagcccaggctggtgtggtATACTAGGGAGAGACAACAACACTGAATTTGGAGTCAGGAGGCTCCTGGCCCTGGCTGTCAGTCTGTCTCAAACTGACCTtggtctgggtgcggtggctcatgcctctaattccagcactttggaagaccaaggtgggcagatgacttgaggtcaggagttcgagaccagcctggccaacatggcaaaaccccatctctactgaaaatacaaacattaggctggtgcagtggctcatgcctataattccagcactttgggagaccgaggctggtggatcagttgagggcaagagttcaagaccagcctggccaacatggtgaaaccctatctctactaaaaatacaaaaattagccgaagtggcgggtgcctgtaattccagctacttgggaggctgaggcacgagaatcacttgaacccaggaggtggaggttacagtgagccgagattgcaccactgcactccagcctgggtgacagagtgagactccatctcaaaacaaaacaaaacaaacaaacctgacTTTGAGCAGGTTATAGCTCTTCtgtgggccttagtttcctcatctgtaaaatgagtacaATTTTTAGCAGCTGTGTTTCCTACCCCATGGGGTTATGTTGAGGATCAATTCAGACAACGTATAAAAAgtctaagattaaaaaaatgataaaacaccATGTATTTGAGGGTTTGACAAGGACacaataggcactcaataaatactgatgGCTGTTCCCCTAAGAACATGGGGTTCCCAACCAACAGCTACCCTTCCTCCCCCCTACCTTTGTCACAGAACTTGCCTGCCCAGCCACTGTGGCAGATGCACTGCCATGGCTGGTGGCAGGTGCCGTGCTGGCAGCCAGGCATCCTCACACAGCGCTCACAGTGCAGCCCCTCCCAGCCCGGGTCACACCTGACGGGGAGAAGCACAGGGTCAGGGCTCTGGGTCGTGGATGTGAAGAAATGGAGGAGACAGAACCAGAGCTTCTAGAAACCAAGAGGACATATGACAGCCCCTAAGGGAAAGCAGACCTGTCCCAGGTAGGTGTAGGACTGTGCAGGGTCACAGGACACATATACGGAATCAGACCATCAGACACCAGCACTCAAACCCTGGTTCTGTACTCtaatctgagcctcagttttctcacctgtaaattgGGGATACACCTTGCAGGGTTGAGTAGAGGAAGAAATAAGATGTCTGTAAATGCCTCCAGTACCCCTCCTGGCATGTCTGAGGTGctcacaaacatttaaagaagaatgacCTTGAAAGGCCATCAGGGCCggggcgcggttgctcacacctgtaatcccagcactttgggaggtcgaggcaggtggatcacttgaggtcaggagttcaagaccagcctggccaactgggtgaaaccccgtctctacaaaaaatacaaaaaattacccgggcatggtggtgtgcatctgtaatccattattgaggaggctgaggcaggggaacttgaacacaagaggcagaggctgcggtgagctgagatcgtgccactgcactccagcctgggcaacaaagtgagactctgtctcaaaaacaaaaaaaataaaaaaggtcatCAGGACTATCCTCCCACCATGATTCCAGGGCAAACACTTGACCCATATTTTAAAAGCCCTCCAGGGGTGAAGAGTCTCAAAGACCCCCAGACAATTGAACTACCTGCCCCATCAGCTCATTTCCTTATGTCCACTTTCCTCCTGCTACAGAATTTGCTCAATCTTAACCCTCCACCCCAGTGAGTCAACTACTCAAACTCATCAAGAAAGATCCTCTTTCATTGTAAGTGTTTCTCCCCAGCAACTCTCCCTGCAGCATTTCTTTTCCAGGCTAAAccatttctctttccccttttcctttatctttccatTTCCTCATGGCACCCAATCCCCAAGCTCTCTCAAGCTTTAGGTCTCTCTCCTTGTATCTTGAGGAGCAATGGTTCAGACAATCCCTGGATCAGACTTGGGAGATTAAAGAAGTGGGgagataaaaactagaagcagCAAGAGAGGTGAGGTAAAGGGGAAAGGGGGGCTGGCCAGTCAGCCATAGGAGTGATGAGGCATGAAGAGTAGAGTCTGAAGCCCGTAGACACTGTTGTGCATGTGAAGGGCTTAGAAATGGGTACCAAAGGGTTTGGGGGCACGTGCTCAGGACAGGTACCTGCAGGAGCCGTCAGGTGCACAGCAGCCGTGGGCCAGGTCACAGTGGGAGCTGCAGTCATCGGCTGCAAGAGATTGATGCGGGAGGGGTGAGTCTGAGTCAGGGCACAGCTCGCTGGGATGCGGGACTCAGGAGAGGATTGGGGTTCCAGTAACTGAGCGGACTCAGCCCTAGGGCAGGACATTAACACAGAAACTCATCCCATTCCAAAAAGGCAACCTCGGTTTTGCTTGCCCCGCGGGTCGGAGCGATTGTAGTGCCGTCTCCGGCCGGCAGAGGTCAACGTGCAAGCGAGGAAGGCTGGACAGGGCCGCGACTGGAGCCCGGCGGGCGCGCTCACCTCGGACAGGCTGACCGGGAGCCCCCAGAATGCACAACAGGCACACGAGATGCAGGCAGCGGCAGCCGCTGGGCATGGTCAGCGCCGGCCCCAGGAGGGACGGACGGATGGACGGCCGGACGCGTGGACACCTGTGGGACGGCACCAGTTGGGAGGCGGCCGGACGCGGAGATAGCGGCACGGATACGGGTTCCAAGTGACAGGAGCCGACGGGGGAGAGGGGCGCCGGGACAGAAGAAGGGGATGGGAGTAGCGGGAGGATGGGGGCAGGGAAGGGTTGAGCAGGCGAGGAGAGCAAGGAGAGCGAAAACAGGAACCGGGAGCGGGGTCTACAAGAAGGAGGCGAAAGATGGGCAGCGCGGAGCGAGGCCAGGCGCGGGAATGGCTGGAGCTGGGATCGCAGTCAGGACGGAGGGGTCCGCGGGATGGGGACAGCGCCGAGAGGCGGCCTCGAGCATGGAGGGGACGCGGGGGCCGGAGGGAGGGACGGTTCCCGGCAGCGAGCAGTCTCCGCCCCACAGCTCCGACAGCCCCCCCAACACTCTCTCCCCCGTCCCCTTCCTATCTCCGCCGCGCTGGGCTCGGCGGCGGCGCGGGGCCTGGAATCCCCACCGCGCCCGTAGCCCTGCGCGCCCTGTCCCCGCAGTCCTCACCTCCGGCGGGGAGGTGGCGCACCCCGGGGCGCAGAAAGAGGCCGGATCCGACGGGCGCGGCCGAGGGGCCGTGAGGGAGCGCGGGGCCGCCCCTAGCTGGCCGCGGGGCCGGGCGCCGAAGCGGCTGCCATGCGAGCCGAGCGCTTGGGAATCTGGGGCTCCAGGCGACCCCgagcggcagcggcggcggcggcggctcctcGCGCGCGCTCAGGCCCCCTGCCAGGGGCGGagcccgcccccacccccatcgCCCCCCCGCGACGCACGGCGCACACCTAGCACCCGGCGCGCCCCGGGGCCCCGGCCCTCCGCGGCTACCCAACGCCCCGAACCCAGCTTCCTTCCACGAGAGGAGGAAATCTTAGGAGTCTCAGTGGGAGCAAACTATTAAGCCAAAGGCACGCGACCCCGTTATTCTCTCATCTCCCATGCCCACTTTCCCGACTAGCGCTCCGCGGCCCACGCCCCAGCCTTGCCTTCGCTTGTCCGCCGCTCATCACGCTTCTCATATAGATCCATGGACACGCAGGCAATCGCTCCCCGCCCTCCGCCTGTCACCAGCCTACGCCTCCCCGCTTGTAAAGCGTTCATCACCTGCTTCATCAGTGTGCTCCTCTGCTCCTCCTCGCCTTCCGCTTCTTCCTGTCCACGTCGCCGTCTCCAGCCTTCCAAGATCAACCTATCCCTATATAAATATCAACCCGATCGACCCACCCACACCCCGGCCCTACCCCCAccacccttccctccctcaaGTCTCAGCCCTTCCAACCCATTCGTTTTTGTGACTACCTCAGAATCCTTTCTGGACTGGGAATGCCCCTGACTCTGTAAATGTGCGCACAAAACCCCCTACACCGCCGAGTTCCTTCTCCGGTACCCTATCACGTTCGTCCTTGGCCTCAGGCTAAACCTCAACTGCCCAAACCTGGAGCTCAGATTGAGAGAGTAACGGAGGGGGAGTGGGGGAAAGCTGTCCTCCAGGCCTCTTTGCCCCTTCTGGCTAATGGCTCAGAGAGACATTTCAAGACAAGGACCCAGCCAAGCTcggtgggctcacgcctgtaatcccagcactttgggaggctgaggcaggcggatcacctgaggtcaggagttcaagatcagcctggccaacatggtgaaacccatctctcttaaaaatacagaaattagccaggtgtggtggtgcgcgcctgtaatcccagctactcggaaggctgaggcaggagaatcgcttgagaacccgggaggcagaggttgcagttagccgagatcgcgccactgcactccagctcggggaacagagcaaaactccgaccccaccaccccccccaaaaaaagacaaGGACCCAAAACATAATTTCTAGTTTGTGCAGGACAAAAGGGCAGAGGTCAGGAACGCTAGCGCCCATCTCTAGTCCTTCAGGTTGAGATTTCACCATCTTTAAATTCAAAACATCGGAAGGAGCAGTCGCTAGTCGGTGCAGAGCAGCTTCCCACCTTCACACAGCCACCTCCACAGGCACAGAGCCCCTGGGCTCATTTTTCCTGCAGTCTCCATTGAATATAACACTTACACCCACCCAGCTCCCTAGCTGGCCTCCTCTCAACTGTTATCGCCTCTTCCCTGAAGAGCTCTCTGAATTTGAGTAATGACATGGCTGTACCATTCATTTtgtttaaacacatttttttttggtgaaaaattGCAAACAACCTATAATTCAAACATTACTGTAGGCaaataaattatggcacatcAACACTATGTGActgttaaaaatactttttttttttgacatctaAAGATGTCCAAAAAAGTTAAGAATATGtaaagtggggtggggggaagccgGAAACAAAGAAGAATGTACTTCAACATTGGCAGTGCTTTCCTCTGGATGATCGAAttatagaggttttttttttttttcttattgatactTTTCAgcattaacacttttttttttttttttttgagtcgaagTCTCGctttgtggctcaggctggagtgcagtggcgcgatctcggctcactgcaagctccgcctcccg is part of the Nomascus leucogenys isolate Asia chromosome 17, Asia_NLE_v1, whole genome shotgun sequence genome and encodes:
- the DLK2 gene encoding protein delta homolog 2 isoform X2, with product MSCPRAESAQLLEPQSSPESRIPASCALTQTHPSRINLLQPMTAAPTVTWPTAAVHLTAPADEHICTTQSPCQNGGQCMYDGGGEYHCVCLPGFHGRDCERKAGPCEQAGSPCRNGGQCQDDQGFALNFTCRCLVGFVGARCEVNVDDCLMRPCANGATCLDGINRFSCLCPEGFAGRFCTINLDDCASRPCQRGARCRDRVHDFDCVCPSGYGGKTCELVLPVPDPPTTVDTPLGPTSAVMVPATGPAPHSAGAGLLRISVKEVVRRQEAGLGEPSLVALVVFGALTAALVLATVLLTLRAWRRGVCPPGPCCYPAPHYAPACQDQECQVSMLPAGLPLPPDLPPEPGKTTAL
- the DLK2 gene encoding protein delta homolog 2 isoform X1, which gives rise to MPSGCRCLHLVCLLCILGAPGQPVRADDCSSHCDLAHGCCAPDGSCRCDPGWEGLHCERCVRMPGCQHGTCHQPWQCICHSGWAGKFCDKDEHICTTQSPCQNGGQCMYDGGGEYHCVCLPGFHGRDCERKAGPCEQAGSPCRNGGQCQDDQGFALNFTCRCLVGFVGARCEVNVDDCLMRPCANGATCLDGINRFSCLCPEGFAGRFCTINLDDCASRPCQRGARCRDRVHDFDCVCPSGYGGKTCELVLPVPDPPTTVDTPLGPTSAVMVPATGPAPHSAGAGLLRISVKEVVRRQEAGLGEPSLVALVVFGALTAALVLATVLLTLRAWRRGVCPPGPCCYPAPHYAPACQDQECQVSMLPAGLPLPPDLPPEPGKTTAL
- the DLK2 gene encoding protein delta homolog 2 isoform X3 translates to MPSGCRCLHLVCLLCILGAPGQPVRADDCSSHCDLAHGCCAPDGSCRCDPGWEGLHCERCVRMPGCQHGTCHQPWQCICHSGWAGKFCDKGFHGRDCERKAGPCEQAGSPCRNGGQCQDDQGFALNFTCRCLVGFVGARCEVNVDDCLMRPCANGATCLDGINRFSCLCPEGFAGRFCTINLDDCASRPCQRGARCRDRVHDFDCVCPSGYGGKTCELVLPVPDPPTTVDTPLGPTSAVMVPATGPAPHSAGAGLLRISVKEVVRRQEAGLGEPSLVALVVFGALTAALVLATVLLTLRAWRRGVCPPGPCCYPAPHYAPACQDQECQVSMLPAGLPLPPDLPPEPGKTTAL
- the DLK2 gene encoding protein delta homolog 2 isoform X4; amino-acid sequence: MAFQGHSSLNVCEHLRHARRGTGGIYRHLISSSTQPCKVYPQFTDEHICTTQSPCQNGGQCMYDGGGEYHCVCLPGFHGRDCERKAGPCEQAGSPCRNGGQCQDDQGFALNFTCRCLVGFVGARCEVNVDDCLMRPCANGATCLDGINRFSCLCPEGFAGRFCTINLDDCASRPCQRGARCRDRVHDFDCVCPSGYGGKTCELVLPVPDPPTTVDTPLGPTSAVMVPATGPAPHSAGAGLLRISVKEVVRRQEAGLGEPSLVALVVFGALTAALVLATVLLTLRAWRRGVCPPGPCCYPAPHYAPACQDQECQVSMLPAGLPLPPDLPPEPGKTTAL
- the DLK2 gene encoding protein delta homolog 2 isoform X5 — translated: MTAAPTVTWPTAAVHLTAPADEHICTTQSPCQNGGQCMYDGGGEYHCVCLPGFHGRDCERKAGPCEQAGSPCRNGGQCQDDQGFALNFTCRCLVGFVGARCEVNVDDCLMRPCANGATCLDGINRFSCLCPEGFAGRFCTINLDDCASRPCQRGARCRDRVHDFDCVCPSGYGGKTCELVLPVPDPPTTVDTPLGPTSAVMVPATGPAPHSAGAGLLRISVKEVVRRQEAGLGEPSLVALVVFGALTAALVLATVLLTLRAWRRGVCPPGPCCYPAPHYAPACQDQECQVSMLPAGLPLPPDLPPEPGKTTAL